In Prochlorococcus marinus XMU1404, the following proteins share a genomic window:
- a CDS encoding YihY/virulence factor BrkB family protein, with the protein MQRSSTWILKSLWGACERWSKSDCIDLSAAFAYYTLQSFFPILLISLSIASWFLGKQEGLDQEIISIAAQILPPSVVELVETTLFKLIDQGFGAGILGAMFLLFTAGNAYLSLQRGADRLWEDQLPSRKINSAWRDQASRFLRNRIEAFLIVFFIGFLMVLDQISANLRMIPSNVLENLSKSNNLISDLLIKLPLLQVGKFAIPLIGFSLMALLLQALLPSRKVPLKPLLPGSFLIGIGLTTLNLAVSKSILSLGVRFQAYGFIGGFLVLTLWVWLLGVILYFGQCWSVVIASMSLVNKKRNNR; encoded by the coding sequence TTGCAGCGCAGTTCAACTTGGATACTGAAAAGTTTATGGGGCGCGTGTGAGAGATGGAGCAAATCAGATTGCATAGATCTAAGTGCTGCATTTGCCTACTACACATTACAATCATTTTTTCCTATTCTTTTAATTTCTCTTTCAATCGCATCATGGTTCTTGGGAAAACAAGAAGGATTAGATCAAGAAATAATATCTATTGCAGCCCAAATTTTACCTCCATCAGTAGTTGAATTAGTAGAAACTACATTGTTTAAATTAATTGATCAAGGTTTTGGAGCAGGTATTCTAGGAGCTATGTTTTTGCTTTTTACTGCGGGAAATGCATATTTATCTCTTCAAAGAGGTGCAGATAGACTATGGGAGGACCAACTTCCTTCGAGAAAAATTAATTCTGCTTGGAGAGATCAAGCTTCAAGATTTCTACGAAACAGAATTGAAGCTTTTTTAATAGTATTCTTTATAGGTTTCTTGATGGTACTAGATCAGATTAGTGCGAATCTTAGAATGATACCAAGTAACGTTTTGGAAAATCTTTCAAAATCTAATAATTTAATTTCTGACTTATTAATAAAGCTACCGTTATTACAAGTTGGTAAATTTGCAATACCACTAATTGGCTTTTCCTTAATGGCTCTTTTATTGCAAGCGCTCTTACCAAGTAGAAAAGTTCCTTTGAAGCCACTTTTACCAGGATCTTTTCTTATTGGAATTGGCCTTACTACTTTAAATTTAGCGGTAAGTAAAAGTATTCTTTCGCTTGGGGTAAGATTTCAAGCATATGGTTTTATTGGAGGTTTTCTCGTACTTACTTTATGGGTCTGGCTACTAGGAGTAATTTTATATTTTGGACAATGTTGGAGTGTGGTTATTGCTAGCATGTCTCTAGTAAACAAAAAAAGAAACAATAGATAA
- a CDS encoding inositol monophosphatase family protein translates to MNQLNLTNHQLSELDSLFELVSQRQIKDFGNISASNKADGSLITSCDLWSDKTIVDGLASIAPGEGVLSEEGGKSIPNTKAYWVVDPLDGTTNFAAGIPYWSISVARFVDGRPQSSFLIIPTLKKKFVSIHSKGVWLNNQKIDPNQNNHESECISLCSRSIKILQKKPNSVFPGKIRLLGVSSLNLTSVAMGQTFGAIESTPKIWDIAAAWLLLEELNCSIKWLETDPLNLSPGQDLSDINFPLIACKSIEKIEILKPWGNLLLKK, encoded by the coding sequence ATGAATCAGCTAAATTTAACTAATCATCAACTTAGTGAATTAGATTCTTTATTTGAATTAGTTAGTCAACGTCAAATAAAAGATTTTGGGAATATCAGTGCTAGCAACAAAGCAGACGGATCATTAATAACAAGTTGTGATTTATGGAGTGACAAAACTATCGTAGATGGTCTTGCCTCAATAGCCCCAGGTGAAGGCGTCTTGAGTGAAGAAGGAGGAAAGTCCATTCCAAATACAAAAGCTTATTGGGTGGTCGATCCACTTGATGGGACAACCAATTTTGCTGCAGGTATTCCATACTGGTCTATTTCAGTAGCGAGGTTCGTTGATGGTAGACCTCAATCTTCTTTTTTAATAATTCCCACATTGAAAAAAAAGTTTGTATCCATTCATAGTAAAGGTGTTTGGTTAAATAACCAAAAAATAGACCCTAATCAAAATAATCACGAAAGCGAATGCATTTCCTTATGTAGTAGATCTATAAAAATTTTACAAAAAAAACCAAACTCAGTATTTCCAGGGAAAATCAGACTCTTAGGTGTATCGAGTTTAAATCTAACGAGTGTAGCAATGGGTCAAACTTTCGGGGCTATAGAATCAACCCCAAAAATATGGGATATTGCAGCGGCCTGGCTTTTATTAGAAGAACTAAATTGCTCCATAAAATGGTTAGAAACAGATCCTTTGAATTTAAGTCCAGGACAAGACTTAAGCGATATTAATTTTCCTTTGATTGCTTGTAAATCAATAGAAAAAATTGAAATCTTAAAGCCATGGGGTAATTTATTATTGAAAAAGTAG
- a CDS encoding TIGR03279 family radical SAM protein, translating to MWQEINYKEDSKDLLVPNITYKINPAEIESIEVNSIAQEIGFESGDSIISINGKKPRDLIDYQILISEEILDISVLDKNHKIHNISIEKDQDVNLGINFKDALFDSIKQCNNKCPFCFIDQQPIGKRKSLYLKDDDYRLSFLYGSYLTLTNLKKEDWKRISTQKLSPLFVSVHATDPGTREKLLKNKKAGLILDQISWFEKNSIQIHAQIVVCPDINDGKILEKSIYDLAEFYKKTSQTVLSVAIVPVGLTKFRPENDGLKSISSEYAIKTIKQVENIQTSLQISLGTRFCWLADEWYLIAGKNLPSYKTYENMPQESNGVGSIRSFLKKLTSKTKHLPKRIKKQRKVCWIVGKLVYEALIPTVKKLNDIDGLTINLYGLPSVYWGQEQVVTGLLTGEDLITGLEDKDLGEGIFIPSIMLKLNTDLFLDDKNVSQVEEHLNTNIHILDDADDIINNLIGISNSKKILNYA from the coding sequence GTGTGGCAAGAAATTAATTACAAAGAAGATTCGAAAGATCTTTTGGTTCCCAATATTACTTATAAAATAAATCCTGCAGAAATTGAAAGTATTGAAGTTAATTCAATTGCTCAAGAAATAGGATTTGAATCAGGTGATTCAATAATTAGTATAAATGGAAAAAAACCAAGAGACTTAATTGACTATCAGATACTCATTAGTGAAGAAATTTTAGATATATCAGTTTTAGATAAAAATCATAAAATTCATAATATAAGTATTGAAAAAGATCAAGATGTCAATTTAGGCATAAATTTCAAAGATGCATTATTTGATTCAATTAAGCAATGCAATAATAAATGTCCATTTTGTTTTATAGATCAACAGCCAATAGGTAAAAGAAAAAGCCTTTATCTAAAAGATGATGATTATAGATTAAGTTTCCTATATGGCTCTTATTTAACTCTCACGAATTTAAAAAAAGAGGACTGGAAAAGAATTTCTACGCAAAAACTATCTCCACTTTTTGTTTCTGTTCATGCTACTGATCCTGGCACTCGAGAAAAATTATTAAAAAATAAAAAAGCAGGATTAATTCTTGATCAAATTTCTTGGTTTGAAAAAAACTCTATTCAAATACATGCTCAAATTGTTGTATGTCCTGATATAAATGACGGAAAGATTCTTGAGAAATCAATATATGATTTAGCTGAATTCTACAAAAAAACTTCTCAAACAGTATTATCAGTTGCAATAGTTCCAGTAGGACTTACAAAATTTAGACCTGAAAATGATGGATTGAAATCAATTAGCTCAGAATATGCAATAAAAACGATTAAACAGGTAGAGAATATCCAAACCTCTCTACAAATTAGTCTTGGGACTCGTTTTTGTTGGTTAGCAGATGAATGGTATTTAATTGCTGGTAAAAATTTGCCTAGTTACAAAACCTACGAAAATATGCCTCAAGAATCTAATGGAGTAGGTTCAATTCGAAGCTTTCTAAAAAAATTAACTTCTAAGACGAAACATCTTCCTAAAAGAATAAAAAAACAAAGAAAAGTTTGTTGGATAGTAGGCAAATTAGTTTATGAGGCACTTATTCCGACTGTTAAAAAATTAAATGATATTGATGGATTAACAATTAATTTATATGGATTACCAAGTGTTTATTGGGGACAAGAACAAGTAGTTACTGGGCTTTTAACTGGAGAAGATTTAATTACTGGACTTGAAGATAAAGATCTTGGAGAGGGTATTTTTATACCATCTATAATGTTAAAACTTAATACTGATTTATTCTTGGATGATAAAAATGTGAGTCAAGTAGAAGAACATCTAAATACTAATATTCACATTCTTGATGATGCGGATGATATTATTAATAATCTAATTGGAATATCCAATAGTAAAAAGATTCTAAATTATGCTTAG
- the nadB gene encoding L-aspartate oxidase, whose translation MLRPPFSQEQIPINNWDVIVIGAGAAGLMTCLELPAHLKVLLLNRNTSKVSSSRWAQGGIASVIREDDSFELHADDTLKAGDGLCDLQAVEMLVKEAPGCVDRLQNLGMIFDQSFDQLATTLEAAHSRRRVLHVKDRTGRALVEVLEDHVENKKNILHCRGVRVTELLIENEECKGVQVLDGANLYWIQSRAVVLATGGGGHLFTNTTNPAQSSGEGIALAWKAGAAIEDLEFVQFHPTALKFYGAPCFLISEALRGEGAILVDKNGESPVKNLKNRDLATRDQVSRAIMKNMHDNNVDHVGLDLRYIDPEKIVERFPTILSRCQEYGVNPLNEVIPVAPAAHYWMGGVKTDLNASSTRKGLYAVGEVASTGVHGANRLASNSLMECLVFARKMSSIVLNYPPKFEKLDRSIQDLDIEDPKEDQISKIAEKIDELRKLCWSNLGVSRNKVNMSKFLDTIKNDMAHLQKNYLLNSLEKIRFDQRIKLSEPNRRSLNLLLDLKNRQITTITLLKACLFREESRGGHYRDDFPDKDKNWECHTTQQLDQKIKKRFIKN comes from the coding sequence ATGCTTAGGCCTCCATTTTCGCAAGAACAGATTCCGATAAATAATTGGGATGTAATTGTTATAGGTGCTGGAGCTGCAGGACTTATGACTTGCCTTGAATTGCCGGCACATTTAAAAGTGCTTCTTTTAAATAGAAACACTAGCAAGGTATCTTCTAGTAGATGGGCACAAGGAGGGATAGCATCTGTTATTAGGGAAGATGATTCATTCGAACTTCATGCTGATGATACTTTAAAAGCAGGGGATGGACTATGTGATTTACAAGCTGTAGAAATGCTAGTTAAAGAAGCCCCAGGTTGTGTTGATAGGTTGCAGAATTTAGGCATGATTTTTGATCAAAGTTTTGATCAACTAGCTACTACTTTAGAAGCAGCTCATTCTCGAAGAAGAGTCTTGCATGTAAAAGATCGTACTGGAAGAGCACTAGTGGAAGTTTTAGAAGATCATGTTGAAAATAAAAAAAATATTCTTCACTGTAGGGGTGTAAGAGTAACTGAACTTCTTATTGAAAATGAGGAATGTAAAGGAGTTCAGGTTCTTGATGGAGCGAATTTATATTGGATTCAATCGAGAGCTGTTGTTTTGGCCACAGGTGGAGGTGGGCATTTATTTACTAATACAACTAATCCTGCTCAATCCTCTGGAGAAGGGATTGCTCTTGCATGGAAAGCGGGTGCTGCAATTGAAGATTTAGAGTTTGTTCAATTTCATCCAACCGCTTTAAAATTTTATGGCGCTCCTTGTTTCTTGATATCTGAGGCACTTAGAGGAGAAGGAGCGATTTTAGTGGATAAAAATGGTGAAAGCCCAGTTAAAAATCTTAAAAATCGTGATTTAGCTACTAGAGATCAAGTAAGTAGAGCAATTATGAAGAATATGCATGACAATAATGTAGATCATGTTGGTTTAGATCTTCGGTATATTGATCCAGAAAAAATTGTCGAGCGATTCCCCACAATTTTAAGTCGATGTCAGGAATATGGAGTTAATCCATTAAATGAGGTTATTCCTGTAGCTCCAGCAGCTCACTATTGGATGGGAGGTGTCAAAACTGATTTGAATGCTTCTTCTACAAGAAAAGGATTATATGCAGTAGGAGAAGTTGCTTCCACAGGCGTTCACGGTGCGAATAGACTTGCAAGTAATTCACTGATGGAATGCCTTGTCTTTGCGAGAAAAATGTCTTCAATTGTTCTTAATTATCCTCCTAAATTCGAAAAATTAGATAGATCAATCCAAGATTTAGATATTGAAGATCCGAAAGAAGATCAAATTTCTAAAATTGCAGAAAAAATTGATGAATTAAGAAAACTATGTTGGTCAAATCTAGGTGTATCTCGAAATAAGGTAAATATGAGTAAATTTCTTGATACTATTAAAAATGATATGGCTCATTTACAAAAAAATTACTTATTAAATAGTCTTGAAAAAATAAGATTTGATCAAAGAATTAAACTTAGTGAACCGAATAGGAGATCATTGAATCTTTTACTTGATTTAAAGAATAGACAAATAACAACTATAACTTTATTAAAAGCTTGTCTGTTTAGAGAAGAGAGCAGAGGAGGGCATTATAGAGATGATTTTCCAGATAAAGATAAAAA
- a CDS encoding DUF3120 domain-containing protein: MKELITKNLEVKDEFNYGLDKASNSYESTLLSRPISLRLWSSFFVILPIFVQAPWVRLEPISALCFTFVILLGAYVLNKKQSNKWFIVSSLLYGVSGSWLGGCLFWGWLSPYPILHIPVEAVVLPLALIGLGTNWKIGSSFYISSLFGTAVTDITIFLIGIMDQWKQVIIADSESAPLILQKTSSNLIQIKSLSIIFLVAFILWFISKEIFDSATINTTYGKALLVSSYVIQTTLIVDGIFIFLAILQPTFSGLV; this comes from the coding sequence TTGAAAGAATTAATTACAAAAAACTTAGAAGTGAAAGATGAATTTAACTATGGATTGGATAAAGCAAGTAATTCATACGAAAGTACTCTTTTATCAAGACCAATTTCTTTAAGATTGTGGTCTTCTTTTTTTGTAATTTTACCCATATTTGTTCAAGCCCCTTGGGTGAGATTAGAACCGATTAGTGCTCTTTGCTTTACTTTTGTCATCCTTTTAGGAGCCTATGTTTTGAACAAAAAACAATCAAATAAATGGTTTATTGTCAGTTCATTATTATATGGTGTATCAGGGAGTTGGCTTGGTGGATGTTTATTTTGGGGATGGTTAAGTCCATATCCTATCCTTCACATTCCTGTTGAAGCTGTGGTGCTCCCGTTAGCTTTAATTGGCCTAGGCACGAATTGGAAAATTGGTTCTAGTTTTTATATATCTTCTTTGTTTGGAACTGCAGTTACTGACATTACAATATTTTTGATAGGAATAATGGATCAATGGAAGCAGGTCATAATAGCAGATTCTGAGAGTGCACCGTTAATTCTTCAGAAAACCTCATCGAATCTTATTCAGATAAAATCTTTATCTATTATTTTTCTTGTTGCATTTATACTTTGGTTTATTTCAAAAGAAATTTTTGATTCTGCGACTATTAATACCACTTATGGTAAAGCACTATTGGTTTCTAGTTATGTAATTCAAACGACATTAATCGTTGATGGTATTTTTATTTTTCTGGCAATTCTGCAACCAACATTTAGTGGATTGGTTTAA
- a CDS encoding TolC family protein, translating into MLRKIINTILFIPLSFFISFHQSILSENKSFIDEVIEENEDKIFIDHQEIKNIILRNNNELKALKELIDASSFNLSSKIAKRYPSIDLQGNGLPQYVFGENYNNNSGTRKTSQFSANPSLNIRLDLIDPLRGPEIKIAKENFKIAKNNYEIKKKDLILEARTRFHQYQKSSQDIINKKFALDLSITSLENAQAKLDAGIGTKFEVLEAEAQLSRDKQELNERKIEHQINKISLKEILNLKEDFEIEKEQKLLGFWNHKLNKNINNGLEKNLSLKNISLQQSIKDNEAKSFLNSNQPSIYISNSLSSTFTKGDSLAVEIDPSEYGSSYTNTVSLNFSWNIFNGGQNNKSYKSSKAQARGEEYSYYNLKNVLKTNITKAYLNLKLNEEKILSTSKEISSTKESLRLSRLRYDVGISTLKDVLVRQKELSDAKSKNINAIYNYNLNLDELKRLTFLEISNDCVGNDNTIKQTESICNIPI; encoded by the coding sequence ATGCTTAGAAAAATAATAAATACCATTTTATTTATACCACTTAGTTTCTTTATTAGTTTTCATCAGTCAATACTAAGCGAAAACAAAAGTTTTATCGATGAAGTTATAGAAGAAAATGAAGATAAAATATTCATAGATCATCAAGAAATAAAGAATATTATTCTGAGAAATAATAATGAACTGAAAGCTTTAAAGGAATTAATTGATGCATCGAGTTTTAATCTTTCAAGCAAAATTGCTAAGAGGTACCCATCAATCGATTTGCAAGGGAATGGATTACCTCAATATGTTTTTGGTGAAAATTATAATAATAACTCAGGCACTAGAAAAACTTCCCAATTTTCTGCTAATCCCTCACTCAATATCAGATTGGATTTAATCGATCCGCTTCGAGGTCCAGAAATTAAAATTGCCAAAGAAAACTTTAAAATTGCAAAAAATAATTATGAAATTAAGAAAAAAGATCTAATCCTAGAAGCTAGAACAAGATTTCATCAATACCAGAAGTCATCTCAAGATATTATCAATAAGAAATTCGCACTTGATTTATCAATTACAAGTCTAGAAAATGCACAAGCTAAATTAGATGCTGGTATCGGAACAAAATTTGAAGTACTTGAAGCAGAGGCTCAACTTTCGAGAGACAAGCAAGAACTTAACGAAAGAAAAATTGAACATCAAATAAACAAAATATCACTTAAAGAGATTCTTAACCTCAAAGAGGATTTCGAAATAGAAAAAGAACAAAAATTATTAGGTTTCTGGAATCATAAATTAAATAAAAATATAAATAATGGCCTTGAAAAAAACCTTTCCTTAAAAAATATTTCTCTTCAGCAATCAATCAAAGATAATGAGGCAAAAAGTTTCTTAAATTCAAATCAGCCTAGTATATATATCAGTAACTCATTATCAAGTACATTTACCAAAGGAGATTCTTTAGCAGTTGAAATAGACCCTAGCGAATATGGATCTTCTTATACGAATACAGTAAGCTTAAACTTTTCATGGAATATTTTTAATGGTGGTCAAAACAACAAATCATACAAATCAAGTAAAGCTCAAGCAAGGGGTGAAGAATATTCGTATTACAATCTTAAAAATGTTCTAAAAACTAATATCACCAAAGCTTACCTAAATTTAAAATTAAATGAAGAAAAAATATTATCCACTTCAAAAGAGATATCATCTACCAAAGAATCCTTGAGACTATCTAGATTGAGATATGATGTAGGAATATCAACTTTAAAGGACGTACTAGTCAGACAAAAAGAATTAAGTGATGCAAAATCAAAGAATATCAATGCAATTTATAATTACAACTTGAATCTAGATGAATTGAAAAGATTAACTTTTCTTGAAATCAGTAATGACTGTGTAGGAAACGATAATACGATTAAACAAACAGAATCTATTTGCAATATTCCAATATGA
- a CDS encoding DUF2973 domain-containing protein: MTILFSIIYSAALTYLVWKAFKVMSTGWGISSTEKKDFYKSNLKQKKYTIHPELLDKSGNITEEELLTVRFSNDNDSSLEEKGSTTD; this comes from the coding sequence ATGACTATTCTGTTTTCAATTATATATTCTGCGGCCTTAACCTATCTTGTATGGAAAGCTTTCAAAGTAATGTCCACTGGTTGGGGTATTTCTAGTACAGAAAAAAAAGATTTTTACAAATCAAATTTAAAACAAAAAAAATACACAATACATCCTGAACTGCTTGATAAATCAGGCAATATAACAGAAGAAGAATTATTAACAGTAAGATTTTCAAATGATAATGACTCCTCACTGGAAGAAAAGGGTTCAACAACTGATTAA
- a CDS encoding high light inducible protein encodes MNDENQQRFGFVNFAETWNGRMAMMGILIGLGTELITGQSILRQIGIG; translated from the coding sequence ATGAACGACGAAAATCAGCAGAGATTCGGTTTCGTAAATTTTGCAGAAACTTGGAATGGTCGTATGGCAATGATGGGTATTTTGATTGGTTTGGGAACTGAATTAATTACTGGCCAAAGTATACTTAGACAAATTGGAATAGGTTAA